A window of Theileria parva strain Muguga chromosome 4 map unlocalized ctg_529, whole genome shotgun sequence genomic DNA:
TAACTAGACTCGGTAAGACGAAAGTTGTTGGTCGGAAATATGCCAGTGTTCCCAAAGTACGTGAAAGTCTTAAGCCAGGCGCTGTTTTAATTTTGCTGACTGGAAGCTACAAAGGCAAACGCGTTGTGTTGCTTAAGGTCTTGAAAAGCGGACTTCTATTAGTCACTGGACCCTTCTCATTTAATGGCGTTCCTCTTAGGAGAGTAAATTCTAGATATGTCATTGCGACCTCAACTAACGTGTATGAGTTTCCCGAGTATGATGGTTCCTCACTGAAGTCCTCAGTTGAAAGAGCAGTTTCAGACCTTACTGACGAAAGTTTCGGAAAGACAAAGGAGACTAAGCTTGCCGAGTTCAAGGACCGCAAGAAGAAAAACAAGAACAAGGACTCCATGTTCGTTGACGAGCCATCTGTTTCAGAGAAGTCCCCGGAACTTATGGCCAAGCTTAAGGCTCTCCAGAGTAAGGTTGACGATGTCCTAGTTCCTTCTCTTAAGAAGTCACAGCACTTGACTAAATACCTCAAGTCAAGATTTACACTAAGGAACAACATGTATCCACACCTACTcaagttttaatttattttgagTACACATGTATATATACAAGAATATCAGTATGTACATGGAAGTTTGTgtaatatgtatatacGGTTTAGTATATGTAAGC
This region includes:
- the rpl6 gene encoding Ribosomal protein L6e family protein encodes the protein MTAVPKTLKPKVKLNRRKTVVTRLGKTKVVGRKYASVPKVRESLKPGAVLILLTGSYKGKRVVLLKVLKSGLLLVTGPFSFNGVPLRRVNSRYVIATSTNVYEFPEYDGSSLKSSVERAVSDLTDESFGKTKETKLAEFKDRKKKNKNKDSMFVDEPSVSEKSPELMAKLKALQSKVDDVLVPSLKKSQHLTKYLKSRFTLRNNMYPHLLKF